The Podospora pseudocomata strain CBS 415.72m chromosome 1 map unlocalized CBS415.72m_1, whole genome shotgun sequence genome has a segment encoding these proteins:
- the AOX1 gene encoding Alternative oxidase, mitochondrial precursor (CAZy:AA3; EggNog:ENOG503NXIY; COG:E), which produces MSPLPEEFDIIVCGGGSTGCVVAGRLANLDHNLKVLLIEAGENNLNNPWVFRPGIFPRNMKLDSKTATFYESNPSPSLSGRGAIVPAANILGGGSSINFMMYTRASASDYDDFQAKGWSAEELLPFMKKFETYQRASHNRETHGFEGPIKVSFGNYQYPIKDDFLRAAESQGIPIVDDLQDLKTGHGAEQWLKWINRDTGRRSDAAHAYIHATRAVHSNLYLACNTKVDKVIIENGRAVAVQTVPTKPLGNSPGTRIFKARKQIVVSGGTMSSPLILQRSGIGDPAKLRAAGVKPIVDLPGVGLNFQDHYLTFSLYRAKPGVESFDDFARGDPATQKRVFEEWNLKGTGPLATNGIEAGVKIRPTLEELKEFESWPTPNFKEGWESYFKNKPDKPVMHYSVIAGWFGDHMLVPPGNYFTMFHFLEYPFSRGKTHITSPDPYAVPDFDAGFMSDPRDMVPMVWGYIKSRETARRMDAYAGECQSMHPVFDYDSEARAHDLNLADTNAYALPGNITAGIQHGSWSVPLPEPEDKLTPENIKRIVSSNRKDKRRELKYTKKDIQAIEEWVKRHVETTWHCLGTCSMAPREGNSIVKHGVLDERLNVHGVKGLKVADLSIAPDNVGANTFTVALTIGEKAAALVAEDLGYSGEALEMKVPDYHAPGENRLASRL; this is translated from the exons ATGTCGCCTCTACCTGAGGAGTTTGACATTATTGTGTGCGGAGGGGGCTCGACGGGATGTGTTGTGGCGGGAAG ATTGGCGAATCTCGACCACAATCTCAAGGTGTTGCTGATCGAGGCAGGGGaaaacaacctcaacaatcCCTGGGTGTTCAGGCCAGGAATCTTCCCGCGGAACATGAAGTTGGACTCCAAAACGGCTACTTTCTATGAGTCTAACCCTTCACCATCACTCTCTGGTAGAGGTGCCATCGTTCCGGCAGCAAATATACTTGGAGGCGGCAGCTCTATCAACTTTATG ATGTACACGAGAGCATCTGCCTCCGACTATGATGACTTTCAAGCCAAAGGATGGTCAGCCGAGGAACTCCTCCCTTTCATGAAGAAGTTCGAGACCTACCAGCGCGCCTCCCACAATCGTGAGACACACGGCTTTGAGGGACCAATCAAGGTCTCTTTTGGAAACTACCAGTATCCGATCAAGGACGACTTTCTTCGCGCTGCGGAGTCTCAAGGTATCCCAATCGTTGATGATCTTCAAGACCTGAAGACTGGTCATGGCGCTGAACAGTGGCTCAAGTGGATCAATCGTGAT ACCGGCCGTCGTAGTGATGCCGCCCACGCCTACATCCACGCCACCCGTGCCGTCCACTCGAACCTGTACCTTGCTTGCAATACCAAGGTTGACAAGGTCATCATCGAGAACGGGAGGGCTGTGGCAGTTCAGACTGTTCCGACCAAGCCGTTGGGCAAC AGCCCAGGCACTCGTATCTTCAAGGCGCGTAAGCAGATCGTGGTGTCAGGCGGAACCATGAGTTCACCCTTGATCCTCCAGCGCTCCGGTATTGGCGACCCTGCCAAGCTCCGCGCCGCCGGCGTCAAGCCGATTGTCGATCTTCCTGGTGTTGGTCTTAATTTCCAAGATCATTACTTGACCTTCAGTCTCTATCGAGCCAAACCCGGAGTGGAGAGTTTTGATGATTTTGCCCGTGGTGATCCTGCTACTCAGAAGC GTGTCTTTGAGGAATGGAACCTCAAGGGAACCGGTCCCTTGGCAACCAATGGCATCGAGGCAGGGGTGAAGATCAGGCCCACGCTTGAGGAATTGAAGGAGTTTGAGTCGTGGCCAACACCAAACTTCAAGGAGGGCTGGGAGTCGTACTTCAAGAACAAACCCGACAAGCCCGTCATGCACTATTCGGTCATCGCTGGCTGGTTTGGCGACCACATGCTGGTGCCTCCTGGGAATTATTTCACAAT GTTCCACTTCCTTGAGTATCCCTTCAGTCGTGGAAAGACTCACATCACGTCTCCCGATCCGTACGCCGTCCCAGACTTTGATGCCGGATTCATGAGTGACCCTCGCGATATGG TACCTATGGTCTGGGGCTACATAAAGTCTCGCGAGACCGCCAGACGTATGGATGCCTATGCAGGCGAGTGCCAGAGTATGCATCCTGTCTTTGACTACGACTCGGAAGCTCGCGCTCATGACCTCAACTTGGCCG ACACAAACGCTTACGCGCTTCCTGGCAACATCACTGCCGGTATCCAACACGGCAGCTGGAGCGTCCCGCTCCCAGAGCCCGAAGACAAGCTCACACCGGAGAACATCAAACGCATCGTCTCCAGCAACCGCAAGGACAAGAGAAGGGAGCTCAAGTATACCAAAAAGGACATCCAAGCCATCGAAGAATGGGTCAAGCGCCACGTGGAGACCACCTGGCACTGCCTGGGCACGTGCTCCATGGCTCCCAGGGAAGGGAACAGCATCGTGAAGCATGGCGTCCTCGATGAACGCCTCAACGTCCACGGTGTCAAGGGCCTCAAAGTAGCAGACCTTTCCATCGCACCAGACAACGTGGGAGCGAATACCTTCACAGTGGCCCTTACAATTGGAGAGAAAGCGGCGGCTCTCGTGGCAGAGGATCTCGGATACTCTGGTGAGGCTCTGGAGATGAAGGTGCCGGATTATCATGCACCGGGCGAGAACCGGCTTGCCAGTCGACTTTGA
- a CDS encoding uncharacterized protein (COG:C; CAZy:AA4; EggNog:ENOG503NZZV) — protein MPPTISLTPATLKAFFDELALLIGEDNVSRDHSSGALTGALGQTTYGDAFSKADTNLPAGAVRPETVQEVQEIVKLANKHQVYLWTVSRGKNLGYGGTGPVVKGTVVLDLHRMTQIIEINEEYGYAIVEPGVSFFDLYEEIQRRGLKLWPSVPAIGWGSVVGNTLDRGFGYTPNGEHSQSQCGMEVVLPDGTLLRTGSGAMSDNATWALYKGGFGPSLDGLFYQSNLGIVTKIGIHITPAPEAYATVEVDVPLESDLIPLVGTLSDLMRRSIILNSPSIANIFRIALTSEKPEVLSQIGPYMKADSCVPYDLLEKIRIEERWGFWRAYFSLYGSVEMLSALKATVERAFRQAVPGVQFKYREWAGLPGAAISAAEDIKTEVVPHSGIPTVEPLGIVDSRGERGGGHICFSPVIPPSGRELYDWYLAAKKRTADAKFDFFADFHVYPRYVIAIDLVIYTMGEEQRLHELYKQLLHDAGERRFMEYRTHVGYMDTVASKLDFNDFAFGKFVQTLKDTFDPNGVLSPGKSGIWVTGQNM, from the exons TGATGAACTTGCCCTTCTTATCGGTGAGGACAATGTCTCACGAGATCACTCAAGTGGTGCCTTGACAG gagCTCTGGGGCAAACCACATACGGCGATGCATTCTCAAAAGCCGACACAAATCTTCCAGCGGGTGCTGTGCGACCCGAAACCGTCCAGGAAGTTCAGGAAATTGTCAAGCTCGCCAACAAGCACCAGGTCTATCTTTGGACAGTATCAAGAGGCAAGAACCTTGGCTACGGTGGTACTGGACCCGTCGTCAAAGGGACCGTGGTGCTGGACCTGCATCGCATGACCCAGATTATCGAAATCAATGAGGAGTATGGCTATGCCATCGTGGAGCCTGGAGTATCATTTTTCGACCTCTATGAAGAGATCCAGAGGAGGGGACTGAAGCTTTGGCCTTCGGTTCCTGCGATCGGCTGGGGCTCCGTCGTGGGCAACACCCTCGACCGAGGATTTGGCTACACGCCCAATGGCGAGCATTCACAGTCTCAGTGTGGCATGGAGGTTGTGTTGCCAGATGGGACTCTCCTTCGCACTGGCTCTGGAGCGATGTCCGATAACGCCACGTGGGCGCTGTACAAAGG CGGCTTCGGCCCCAGTCTGGACGGCTTGTTCTATCAGTCAAACCTCGGAATTGTTACCAAGATCGGAATCCACATCACCCCTGCCCCCGAAGCCTACGCCACTGTCGAAGTCGATGTACCGCTCGAGTCAGACCTCATCCCCTTGGTCGGCACCCTCTCCGATCTCATGCGACGCTCCATCATTCTCAACAGTCCCTCCATAGCCAACATCTTCCGCATCGCCCTCACCTCTGAGAAGCCCGAAGTCCTCAGTCAGATTGGTCCCTACATGAAGGCAGACTCGTGCGTGCCCTACGACCTCCTCGAGAAGATTCGGATTGAGGAGAGGTGGGGTTTCTGGCGGGCGTATTTCTCGCTCTACGGCTCAGTGGAAATGCTTTCCGCGCTCAAAGCAACAGTAGAGCGTGCCTTCAGACAAGCCGTCCCCGGTGTGCAGTTTAAATATCGCGAATGGGCCGGATTGCCTGGTGCTGCCATCTCGGCCGCGGAGGATATCAAGACCGAGGTGGTTCCTCACAGCGGTATCCCAACCGTGGAACCTTTGGGGATTGTTGACTCGAGAGGTGAACGGGGCGGTGGGCATATCTGTTTCAGCCCGGTGATACCGCCTTCGGGCAGGGAGCTGTACGATTGGTACCTcgcggccaagaagaggacCGCGGACGCCAAGTTTGACTTCTTTGCCGACTTTCATGTCTACCCTCGATATGTCATTGCTATTGATCTGGTAATTTACACGATGGGTGAGGAGCAGAGGCTGCATGAGCTGTACAAACAGTTGCTGCACGACGCGGGAGAGCGGAGGTTCATGGAGTATAGAACTCACGTGGGGTATATGGACACAGTCGCCTCGAAGCTCGATTTCAATGACTTCGCTTTTGGGAAGTTTGTCCAGACACTCAAGGATACGTTTGATCCAAACGGAGTACTTTCGCCGGGAAAGTCAGGAATCTGGGTGACGGGACAGAATATGTAG
- the HAC1 gene encoding transcription factor that binds to CRE motif (COG:K; EggNog:ENOG503P5H7) encodes MESWSTAHTQTHTPSPTIKFENSPNDSLLSTPGEMYPSLFGAESSPAPSVMADPTSDVAMLASLAALTQANTQSPTPVTPSSTAGTPEPEKKPVKKRKSWGQVLPEPKTNLPPRKRAKTEDEKEQRRVERVLRNRRAAQSSRERKRLEVEGLEKRNQELEAALAKATQTNEFLLEQLRNAARLGAGAGSPETFDALRLSSQLSFSQPLFGSQDGHSTLAKPDSLSTLHNTQNNTTVDPAALTPISEVDEEHELSATVSTPVADSAPVVNASPDATQHPAEMLCQDLQCRSAEAPPSAWLENSQQQLRPALALFLQLQFLLTSTSALISLCQRPLMQIAMSLKAGFSLPPVPALLTTIIWLVTTPKPSRSRSTTSTLTSMTSSPTTPTSPPATSSSRSNLPPARSQTRPSSLRLRLLRKILTCSPSLARPLMDATMAALRLVSSDGFTVDRVKAGDASAAAAADGKEQQQQQSGRPATWPTGVPLPSKEVLLTLLWVLKVEERRLEIRQQVSPKLGSNSCVPKTVTPTINNQARHYVLTVVSKRKPDSLEGDRKRHRFE; translated from the exons ATGGAGTCCTGGTCCACCGCCCACACCCAGACGCACACCCCGTCGCCGACAATCAAGTTTGAGAACTCGCCAAACGATTCTCTCCTGTCGACCCCTGGCGAGATGTACCCTTCGCTCTTTGGCGCCGAGTCATCCCCCGCTCCTTCCGTTATGGCGGACCCGACATCCGATGTCGCGATGCTGGCCAGCCTCGCCGCTCTCACCCAAGCCAACACACAGTCTCCGACGCCCGTGACCCCTTCCTCGACTGCCGGCACCCCAGAGCCAGAGAAGAAACCggtcaagaagaggaaatCATGGGGTCAGGTGCTGCCAGAGCCCAAGaccaacctcccaccaag GAAACGTGCCAAGACTGAAGATGAGAAGGAGCAGCGCCGCGTGGAGCGCGTCCTACGCAACCGTCGCGCGGCCCAGTCCTCTCGGGAGCGCAAGCgcttggaggtggagggtcTTGAGAAGCGCAACCAGGAGTTGGAGGCCGCTCTCGCCAAGGCCACCCAAACCAACGAGTTTCTTCTCGAACAACTCCGCAACGCCGCCAGGCTCGGTGCTGGGGCCGGGTCACCAGAGACCTTCGACGCCCTCAGACTCTCATCGCAACTCAGCTTCTCACAACCATTATTCGGCTCACAAGATGGGCACAGCACTCTGGCCAAGCCAGATTCCCTCTCAACACTTCACaacacacaaaacaacacTACCGTTGACCCAGCGGCCCTGACGCCTATTTccgaggttgatgaagagcACGAGCTCTCAGCGACGGTCTCAACGCCTGTTGCGGACTCTGCCCCCGTGGTGAACGCTTCCCCCGATGCGACACAACATCCTGCTGAGATGTTGTGCCAAGACCTGCAGTGTCGGTCGGCGGAAGCACCACCATCGGCGTGGTTGGAGAACTCGCAACAACAGTTGCGCCCAGCGCTGGCTCTCTTCTTACAGCTCCAATTCCTTCTCACTTCGACCTCGGCCCTGATTTCTCTCTGTCAGAGGCCTTTGATGCAGATCGCTATGTCCTTGAAAGCGGGCTTCTCTCTTCCCCCGGTTCCAGCACTTTTGACTACGATCATCTGGCTGGTGACGACACCGAAGCCTTCCCGTTCCAGgtcaacaacctcgactTTGACTTCAATGACTTCCTCTCCGACgacgccaacctcgcccccagccacgagcagcagccgcagcaacCTACCTCCTGCGCGGTCGCAGACtcgtccctcctccctgaGACTGAGACTTCTTCGGAAGATCCTTACCTGCAGCCCCAGTCTGGCGCGTCCCTTAATGGATGCGACGATGGCGGCCTTGCGGTTGGTGTCCTCTGATGGATTCACAGTTGACCGGGTTAAGGCAGGCGAcgcttcggcggcggcagcagctgacggaaaggagcagcagcagcagcaaagcgGTAGGCCAGCTACATGGCCGACAGGAGTACCACTACCGTCGAAGGAGGTCCTACTCACATTACTGTGGGTCCTCAAGGTTGAGGAGCGGAGACTAGAAATCCGCCAACAAGTCTCGCCCAAACTCGGAAGCAACTCGTGTGTCCCCAAGACAGTGACACCAACAATTAATAACCAGGCAAGACACTATGTCTTGACCGTAGTATCCAAGAGAAAACCGGATTCCCTTGAGGGCGACCGGAAGCGACATCGCTTTGAGTGA
- a CDS encoding uncharacterized protein (EggNog:ENOG503Q3DM; COG:S) encodes MSNYNMSAMRKHNVTTFPRPPVVDRVQRHIQIKWHGQLIADCPPGEAYWCLETHHAPTYFIPPSRVRLPLSTTPRTSFDEFRGPITYYAMMSPINAADTVSNRIWSFNEPPKDFEAIKGYLAFFAGPWECYVDGERAQSPPQDFYGGWVTSDIEGINKAPHPWGVPPPWGHEQF; translated from the exons ATGAGTAACTACAACATGTCGGCGATGCGGAAACACAACGTCACGACATTTCCGCGTCCCCCCGTGGTGGACCGAGTCCAGAGACACATCCAGATCAAGTGGCATGGCCAACTTATAGCCGACTGCCCGCCCGGTGAGGCTTACTGGTGTCTGGAGACCCATCACGCGCCCA CTTACTTCATCCCACCCTCCCGCGTCAGACTTCCTCTCTCGACGACTCCTCGTACCTCCTTTGACGAGTTCAGAGGTCCCATAACCTACTACGCCATGATGAGCCCCATCAACGCGGCTGACACGGTGAGCAACCGCATCTGGTCGTTCAACGAGCCTCCAAAAGATTTTGAGGCCATCAAGGGCTATCTGGCCTTCTTTGCGGGTCCTTGGGAGTGCTATGTCGACGGCGAACGCGCCCAGTCTCCCCCGCAAGACTTCTACGGCGGGTGGGTCACGAGCGATATTGAAGGCATCAACAAGGCTCCTCATCCTTGGGGCGTTCCCCCCCCCTGGGGCCACGAGCAGTTCTAG